In one window of Cryptococcus depauperatus CBS 7841 chromosome 3, complete sequence DNA:
- a CDS encoding ubiquitin-conjugating enzyme E2-16 kDa, translating to MGRVTALPCGDNSVACKGTEDWPGKWQEKQGNERFNVTESPRLAVGRRIAVQSQYQRDRWWELLAGCTFCALTQLLTVSVQADYKHWLGRWWMLADTSNISRSFHASFIIRFNQFWILISFSIDNCIVLVKTCRSSYTTFIMALKRINKELVDLGRDPPSSCSAGPINDENLFQWQATIMGPADSPYSGGVFFLSLTFPTDYPFKPPKVQFTTKIYHPNINSNGSICLDILRDQWSPALTISKVLLSICSMLTDPNPDDPLVPEIAHTYKSDRARYEATAREWTRKYAT from the exons ATGGGAAGAGTGACGGCATTACCGTGTGGAGATAACAGTGTGGCTTGTAAAGGCACAGAGGACTGGCCTGGGAAATGGCAAGAGAAGCAAGGCAACGAACGATTCAATGTTACAGAGTCGCCGAGGTTGGCTGTGGGCAGGCGTATCGCCGTGCAGTCCCAGTACCAGCGAGACCGGTGGTGGGAGCTGCTGGCGGGCTGCACGTTCTGCGCGCTTACCCAGCTACTTACGGTGTCTGTTCAGGCAGATTACAAGCACTGGCTAGGACGCTGGTGGATGCTGGCGGATACTAGCAATATCTCCCGTTCATTCCAT GCATCATTTATCATCCGTTTCAATCAATTTTGGATtttaatttctttttccattgACAATTGCATTGTTCTCGTCAAAACTTGCC GCAGCAGCTATACCACATTCATAATGGCTTTGAAACGCATCAACAAG GAACTCGTCGATCTTGGACGTGATCCCCCGTCGTCATGCTCCGCTGGGCCTATCAATGACGAAAACCTGTTTCAATGGCAAGCCACTATTATGGGACCT GCGGACTCCCCTTATTCTGGTGGTGTCTTTTTCCT CTCGCTTACTTTCCCAACGG ATTACCCCTTTAAGCCACCCAAGGTGCAATTCACAACTAAAATTTACCATCCCAACATAAATTCCAATGGATCCATCTGTTTGGACATTCTGCGGGACCAATGGAGTCCAGCTTTGACCATCTCAAAGG TGTTGCTGTCGATTTGTTCCATGTTGACGGATCCCAATCCTGATGATCCTTTGGTGCCGGAAATTGCCCAT ACTTACAAGTCGGATCGAGCACGTTATGAAGCGACTGCTAGGGAATGGACGAGGAA ATATGCGACTTGA
- a CDS encoding casein kinase II subunit alpha produces the protein MPEGRSVARVYANCNEKLGRTWWDYDNLMVQWGIQDSYEIVRKVGRGKYSEVFESIHLPTDSKCIVKVLKPVKKKKIKREIKILQNLAGGPNVVGLLDVVRDSQSKTPSIVTEYVNNTEFKTLYPRFTDFDVRYYIFELLKALDFCHSKGIMHRDVKPHNVMIDHEKRTLRLIDWGLAEFYHPGTEYNVRVASRYFKGPELLVDFQEYDYSLDMWSLGCMFASMIFRKEPFFHGHDNADQLVKIAKVLGTDELYAYLERYEIDLDSQFDDILGRYPRKPWTRFVSSENQRYISGEAIDFLDKLLRYDHQERLTAEEAKEHAYFAPVREAAAQASQ, from the exons ATGCCTGAAGGACGGAGTGTG GCGCGGGTCTACGCAAATTGCAACGAGAAACTGGGAAGAACATGGTGGGACTATG ACAATTTGATGGTACAATGGGGTATACAGGACAGCTATGAGATTGTGCGAAAGGTTGGACGAGGAAAATACTCTGAA GTCTTTGAATCCATCCATCTTCCTACAGATTCCAAATGTATCGTCAAAGTCTTGAAGCCtgtgaaaaagaagaagatcaagagagagatCAAGATCTTGCAGAATTTGGCCGGCGGACCAAACGTTGTGGGACTGCTAGATGTAGTCAGAGACAGCCAGTCTAAAACCCCATCAATTGTCACAGAATATGTCAAC AATACCGAATTCAAAACCCTATACCCCAGATTTACTGACTTTGATGTACGATATTACATTTTTGAGCTTCTCAAAGCTCTTGATTTCTGTCACTCAAAAGGTATCATGCACCGGGATGTCAAACCTCACAACGTGATGATAGACCATGAGAAACGCACA TTACGGCTGATTGACTGGGGGCTGGCCGAGTTTTACCACCCGGGTACAGAGTATAATGTGCGAGTAGCCTCGAGATATTTCAAAGGTCCTGAGTTACTAGTCGATTTTCAAGAGTACGATTATAGTCTGGATATGTGGAGTTTAGGATGTATGTTCGCTAGTATG ATATTCCGAAAAGAGCCATTTTTCCATGGTCATGACAATGCCGACCAATTAGTAAAAATTGCCAAAGTGCTTGGGACTGATGAACTCTATGCCTA CCTCGAAAGATACGAAATAGACCTAGATTCACAATTTGACGACATCCTCGGCCGATATCCTCGAAAGCCATGGACTCGTTTCGTCTCTTCCGAGAACCAGCGCTACATTTCTGGCGAAGCAATAGACTTTTTAGACAAGTTATTGCGGTATGACCACCAGGAAAGGTTAACAGCAGAAGAGGCCAAAGAGCATGCTTACTTTG CCCCTGTTCGCGAGGCAGCAGCACAAGCCAGTCAATAA